The proteins below come from a single bacterium genomic window:
- a CDS encoding glycosyltransferase, giving the protein MKLAFIGTYPPRECGIGTFTRNLYHSTVTDPAKPTKDPIEGFVVAMNDYEQTFNYPEEVKHTVRQEHQRDYLEAVKFINLSGADMCILEHEFGIYGGQNGIYILPLIYRLEIPLIVTLHTIVKSPSYNEKAVLQEICKMAHKVVVMSHKAIEFLTSIYSVDEKKIVFIEHGVPDIQFNQEQSKKEFKLENKKLLLTFGIISRNKGIETVIKALPRVVEKHPEVLYMVLGKTHPNVLRHSGEEYRNYLQRLTKTLNLDDYVFFMNEFINQKELFKYLSASDIYITPYLNEAQITSGTLSYAIGVGSAVISTPYWHASELLADGRGRLFNFNDSGELSGILLELLDNPKVLKDLQKKASDYGKTLTWPKSGAKYIALVEQILAAKPKVLVKKETSIDPLILPPFSLDHIKRLTDDTGIIQHAKFGIPNLKEGYCLDDNARALLMVLMAYRQNKDMLALNLAPIYLSYIHYMQNKDGTFRNFLSFNRNFLDEVGSEDSFGRTIWALGYLMDNAPNDAYYQTGKLVFFDASPNFEKLQSIRGIANTILGISYYLKSNPTDDSMTERLRSLAGKLIKHYEENSSSDWKWFEPLLAYDNGILPLALLHSAKRLNDGKIKQIALESMNFLTGITLKDGYLSIIGNEKWYPKDGERSIFAQQPVDALAMVLMYHQAFHLTGDKDYLTKLFSCFMWFMGENDLRMNLFDFETKGCCDGFERHGVNRNQGAESSLAYLISHLIVLQAFEEFEQKHLIP; this is encoded by the coding sequence GCCATGAACGATTATGAACAAACCTTTAATTATCCCGAAGAAGTAAAACATACGGTCAGGCAGGAGCATCAGCGTGACTATCTGGAGGCGGTGAAATTCATCAATCTGAGCGGCGCGGATATGTGTATCCTTGAACATGAATTCGGGATATACGGCGGGCAAAACGGTATTTATATCCTCCCGCTGATTTACCGGCTTGAAATTCCGCTTATCGTAACCCTTCACACCATCGTAAAATCCCCTTCTTACAATGAAAAGGCCGTATTGCAGGAAATATGCAAAATGGCCCATAAGGTCGTTGTCATGAGTCATAAGGCGATCGAATTTCTTACCAGCATTTATAGTGTTGATGAGAAAAAAATTGTCTTTATAGAACACGGCGTGCCGGATATTCAGTTTAATCAGGAGCAATCGAAAAAAGAATTTAAACTCGAAAACAAAAAATTATTACTCACTTTCGGAATTATCAGCCGGAATAAGGGAATTGAAACCGTTATTAAAGCGTTGCCCAGGGTCGTTGAAAAACATCCCGAGGTCTTATATATGGTTTTGGGTAAAACGCATCCAAACGTTCTCCGGCATTCCGGTGAAGAATACCGTAATTATCTTCAACGGTTGACTAAAACCCTGAACTTAGACGATTATGTTTTTTTCATGAATGAATTTATTAATCAAAAGGAACTGTTTAAATATTTATCCGCGTCCGATATTTACATTACACCCTATCTGAACGAAGCACAGATTACCAGCGGTACGCTTTCCTATGCGATCGGCGTGGGTTCCGCTGTTATTTCAACGCCCTACTGGCATGCCTCGGAATTACTGGCAGATGGAAGAGGACGGCTTTTCAACTTTAATGATTCCGGGGAGCTTTCAGGGATTTTACTGGAATTGCTGGATAATCCAAAGGTGTTGAAAGACCTGCAGAAAAAAGCATCTGATTATGGAAAAACCTTAACATGGCCAAAATCAGGGGCCAAATATATTGCGCTTGTTGAACAAATCCTGGCTGCGAAACCGAAAGTATTAGTTAAGAAAGAAACTTCTATCGATCCGCTTATTCTGCCCCCATTTTCGCTGGATCATATTAAACGCCTGACCGACGATACGGGCATTATACAGCATGCAAAATTCGGGATCCCCAACCTGAAAGAAGGTTACTGCCTGGATGATAACGCAAGGGCCTTGCTAATGGTGCTCATGGCGTACCGGCAGAATAAGGATATGCTCGCATTGAATTTAGCTCCTATATATCTGAGCTACATCCACTACATGCAAAACAAAGACGGAACATTTAGAAATTTTCTAAGTTTTAACCGAAACTTTCTCGACGAGGTAGGATCCGAAGATTCTTTTGGAAGGACCATCTGGGCGCTCGGATATCTTATGGACAATGCACCCAACGACGCTTATTATCAAACCGGAAAATTGGTTTTTTTTGATGCCTCGCCGAATTTCGAAAAACTTCAATCCATACGAGGCATCGCCAATACTATTTTGGGCATCAGTTATTATCTCAAAAGTAACCCCACGGATGATTCGATGACCGAAAGATTAAGAAGCCTTGCCGGTAAACTTATCAAGCATTATGAAGAAAACAGTTCTTCGGACTGGAAATGGTTTGAGCCGTTGCTGGCATACGATAATGGTATTTTACCATTGGCTCTGTTGCATTCTGCAAAAAGACTCAACGATGGTAAGATCAAACAGATTGCTCTGGAATCGATGAACTTCCTGACGGGAATAACACTCAAGGATGGTTATTTATCAATTATCGGTAACGAAAAATGGTATCCCAAGGACGGTGAACGTTCCATTTTCGCACAACAGCCTGTGGATGCCCTTGCCATGGTTCTAATGTATCATCAGGCGTTTCATTTAACGGGAGATAAGGACTATCTGACTAAATTATTTTCATGCTTCATGTGGTTCATGGGAGAAAACGACCTTAGAATGAATTTGTTCGATTTCGAAACCAAAGGATGTTGTGACGGTTTTGAGCGACATGGCGTTAACCGAAATCAGGGCGCCGAGAGTTCACTGGCTTATCTGATCTCCCATTTAATAGTTCTGCAGGCCTTTGAGGAATTTGAACAAAAACATTTAATACCGTAA
- a CDS encoding glycosidase, with the protein MLIKRYPNNPILTREDIPYPVATVHNAGVVKFNGRYIMIFRSHKLNGRSILGKAESEDGFNFIADEKPFMVPATEGIFREYEEYGVEDPRIIFLDGEYLITYSAYSRNGVRIGLAKTADFKSIQRISLITEADYRNVVLFPEKFNGLYARLDRPHSEISPWSIWISYSPDLKYWGESRLVMKPCPYHWDEMKIGPGAPPIKTPRGWLHIYHGVFPTMDGCIYRLGVALHDLNDPSKIMAVGDEWILQPEEPYEITGYVHNVVFCCGAVPEEDGTVKIYWGGADSVMCVGTAIVEQLVDHCLNHSRQPL; encoded by the coding sequence ATGTTAATAAAGAGATACCCGAACAATCCTATTCTTACCAGGGAAGATATTCCCTATCCTGTTGCAACCGTACATAATGCCGGGGTCGTAAAATTTAACGGCAGGTATATAATGATTTTCCGGTCTCATAAACTTAACGGAAGAAGTATCCTGGGAAAAGCTGAAAGTGAAGACGGATTTAATTTTATAGCCGATGAAAAACCGTTCATGGTTCCGGCAACGGAAGGTATTTTTAGGGAATATGAGGAATACGGTGTGGAAGACCCCCGAATTATTTTTCTTGATGGAGAATATCTTATTACTTACAGCGCTTATTCCAGGAACGGGGTAAGAATAGGTCTCGCGAAAACCGCAGATTTTAAATCCATACAACGGATATCTCTTATCACGGAGGCCGATTACCGTAATGTGGTACTCTTTCCCGAAAAGTTTAATGGCTTATACGCACGTCTCGACCGCCCACATTCTGAAATATCACCTTGGTCCATATGGATCTCGTATTCTCCCGACCTCAAGTACTGGGGTGAATCCAGGCTCGTCATGAAGCCTTGTCCGTATCACTGGGACGAAATGAAGATCGGCCCAGGCGCCCCACCCATTAAAACTCCACGTGGATGGCTCCATATTTACCATGGCGTATTTCCTACCATGGATGGCTGTATTTACCGGCTCGGCGTGGCATTACATGACCTCAACGATCCTTCTAAGATAATGGCGGTGGGCGATGAATGGATCCTGCAGCCGGAGGAGCCGTATGAGATCACCGGCTATGTTCATAATGTGGTCTTTTGTTGCGGCGCGGTCCCCGAAGAAGACGGTACCGTTAAAATATACTGGGGCGGCGCCGATTCTGTGATGTGTGTGGGAACGGCCATCGTAGAACAGCTTGTCGATCATTGCTTGAATCATTCGCGTCAACCGCTTTAA
- a CDS encoding glycosyltransferase family 4 protein, which yields MKIAILSPIAWRTPPLKYGPWEQVASNVAEGLIEKNIDVTLFATGNSITKGKLQYVSKDAYGENPDMDPKVWECLHISNLMEQADQFDLIHNHFDFLPLTYSALIKTPMVTTIHGFSSSKILEVYKKYNNNTNSYVSISNSDRSPELKYTATVYNGIDTRAFTFRPMPKEYLLFFGRIHPEKGTAESIQIAKRSGRKLVISGLIQHQEYFNSKVKPFINDDDIVYVGNSGPEERDKLLGEAHALLHPIRFREPFGLSVAESMMCGTPVIAFNLGSMPELIIHGKTGFLVHTIAEAAEAVAHIESIDRRYCREWADSTFSREIMTEKYMEVYNNVLKLK from the coding sequence ATGAAAATAGCGATCCTATCTCCTATTGCGTGGAGAACACCGCCGTTAAAGTACGGGCCTTGGGAACAAGTAGCTTCCAACGTTGCGGAAGGGCTTATTGAAAAAAATATCGACGTTACCTTATTCGCTACCGGAAATTCTATTACCAAAGGTAAACTGCAGTATGTTTCGAAAGACGCCTATGGGGAAAATCCGGACATGGACCCAAAGGTTTGGGAATGTCTTCATATCAGCAACCTGATGGAACAGGCGGATCAATTTGATTTGATCCACAACCACTTTGATTTTCTTCCGCTCACGTATTCCGCCCTTATTAAAACGCCTATGGTGACAACCATTCACGGCTTCTCATCTTCCAAAATCCTGGAGGTTTATAAAAAATATAATAATAATACTAACTCTTATGTCTCTATTAGTAATTCCGATCGTAGTCCGGAACTCAAATACACCGCAACCGTTTACAACGGTATTGACACCCGTGCATTTACCTTCCGGCCGATGCCAAAAGAATATTTACTTTTTTTTGGCAGGATACATCCGGAAAAGGGCACAGCCGAATCCATTCAGATAGCGAAGCGATCCGGCAGAAAACTGGTCATTTCAGGTTTAATTCAGCATCAGGAATATTTCAACAGCAAGGTAAAGCCATTCATTAATGATGATGATATAGTTTATGTCGGTAATTCAGGGCCTGAAGAAAGAGATAAACTATTAGGCGAGGCTCATGCCCTTTTACATCCGATCCGTTTTAGAGAACCTTTTGGCTTAAGCGTCGCGGAATCCATGATGTGCGGGACTCCGGTCATCGCATTCAACTTAGGTTCCATGCCTGAATTGATTATACATGGAAAAACCGGTTTTCTGGTCCATACCATTGCCGAAGCCGCGGAAGCCGTTGCTCATATTGAATCTATCGATAGAAGGTATTGCAGGGAGTGGGCCGACTCGACATTCAGCAGGGAAATAATGACAGAAAAATACATGGAGGTTTATAACAATGTTTTGAAGTTGAAGTGA
- a CDS encoding glycosidase: MEENTIKKPMVKRNRTKLVRDTSRVITRTHIPGNTDRIPKIIDRVLKMTEHDAADLLQNVNLNFSNRHKNIENVFINNFNKVSQYGLNDQTISSAKKLLIGAYFTMEYSVESAALFNPSIVPHPDQTDAGPGNLRFIMSLRATGEGHISSIVFRSGIIRSNGSFNFDPLGEYVETPKIRHDKLYDRHLLRLKLKDMGAWNETSARIFEPLPELFTFGELKNNITELHLNGQNATNNEAIKNLLWLVDSNYFITFEVKNEISERVIFPVSESESRGIEDARFVQFFDDNGEITYYATYTAYNGVSILPQLLVTKDFLNFDIMTLNGKAVQNKGMALFPRKIKGQYVMLSRLDGENNHIMFSDHLHFWNDAKIIQEPLRPWEFIQIGNCGSPLETSDGWLVLTHGVGPMRQYFIGAILLDLENPSKLVARLEEPLLTPNENEREGYVPNVVYSCGSLIHNNTLIIPYAMSDITSGIAHVEIKDLIACMTRCH; encoded by the coding sequence ATGGAAGAGAATACAATAAAGAAACCTATGGTTAAAAGAAATAGAACCAAACTAGTGCGCGACACTTCAAGGGTAATAACCCGTACTCATATCCCCGGCAATACCGATCGAATCCCTAAAATAATTGACAGGGTATTGAAGATGACGGAACATGATGCCGCGGATCTGTTGCAAAATGTGAATCTCAATTTCTCTAACAGGCATAAAAACATAGAGAACGTTTTTATTAACAATTTCAATAAGGTTTCGCAATACGGTCTAAATGACCAAACCATAAGCAGCGCCAAAAAATTATTGATTGGCGCTTATTTTACGATGGAATACTCTGTCGAATCGGCGGCCCTCTTCAATCCTTCTATCGTTCCGCATCCGGACCAAACGGACGCAGGTCCCGGGAACCTCCGCTTCATCATGAGCCTCCGAGCTACAGGAGAGGGGCATATTTCCTCTATCGTCTTTCGTAGCGGGATTATTCGGAGCAACGGTTCATTTAATTTTGATCCGCTCGGTGAATACGTTGAAACCCCCAAGATTCGCCATGACAAGTTATATGACCGTCATCTGCTTCGTCTCAAATTGAAGGACATGGGTGCGTGGAATGAAACAAGTGCCCGTATATTTGAACCATTACCTGAATTGTTCACGTTCGGTGAACTAAAAAACAATATTACAGAGCTTCATTTGAATGGGCAAAACGCAACCAATAATGAGGCGATAAAAAATTTATTATGGCTTGTCGATTCTAATTATTTTATAACATTCGAAGTAAAAAATGAAATTTCCGAACGTGTCATATTTCCCGTTTCAGAAAGTGAAAGCAGGGGCATTGAAGACGCAAGGTTTGTTCAATTCTTCGATGATAACGGTGAAATCACCTATTACGCGACGTATACCGCGTACAACGGGGTCAGCATTCTTCCGCAACTATTGGTGACTAAAGATTTTCTCAATTTCGATATCATGACATTAAACGGTAAGGCCGTCCAAAACAAAGGTATGGCATTATTCCCACGAAAGATCAAAGGTCAATATGTAATGCTCTCCCGTTTGGACGGGGAAAATAATCATATCATGTTTTCCGATCACCTGCATTTCTGGAATGATGCAAAGATTATCCAGGAACCGCTTCGGCCATGGGAATTCATTCAGATCGGTAATTGCGGTTCACCCCTCGAAACCAGTGACGGCTGGCTTGTGCTTACCCATGGTGTTGGACCCATGAGGCAATATTTCATCGGCGCCATTTTACTGGATCTCGAAAACCCGTCAAAACTCGTCGCCAGGCTCGAAGAACCGCTTCTTACGCCAAACGAGAATGAACGCGAAGGTTATGTGCCCAATGTCGTCTATTCGTGCGGCTCGCTGATTCACAATAATACGCTGATCATTCCATATGCCATGTCTGATATTACTTCCGGCATCGCTCATGTTGAAATAAAAGATCTGATTGCTTGTATGACGCGATGCCATTGA
- a CDS encoding VOC family protein, whose product MNREEHAEPNVTQAVPLLAVSNMETSIHFYMNGLGFKIRDKWLDEGKLRWCRLQLGAAALMLQEFKKEGHDAWVPKGQVGEGVSINFICNDALLIYRELKSKDIPAKKPFVGNGMWVVGLSDPDAYNLFFESTTDMPEDAEYSE is encoded by the coding sequence ATGAATCGTGAAGAACATGCTGAACCAAACGTCACCCAAGCGGTGCCTCTTCTGGCAGTTTCCAATATGGAGACGTCCATTCACTTCTATATGAATGGGCTTGGATTCAAAATAAGGGACAAATGGCTGGATGAAGGTAAATTGCGCTGGTGCCGGCTGCAACTCGGCGCCGCCGCATTGATGCTGCAGGAATTCAAAAAGGAAGGGCACGATGCCTGGGTTCCAAAAGGACAAGTAGGCGAAGGCGTGTCCATCAATTTCATTTGCAATGACGCATTGTTAATTTACCGTGAACTAAAGTCAAAAGATATTCCGGCAAAGAAACCGTTTGTCGGAAACGGTATGTGGGTTGTAGGCCTATCGGACCCGGACGCATATAATTTATTTTTCGAGAGCACGACGGATATGCCTGAAGATGCAGAGTACTCGGAATAA
- a CDS encoding GNAT family N-acetyltransferase, giving the protein MTVQRTNSDNRDFIDLVRLLDEELSIRDGEDHPFYAQFNKIDKIKYVMLAYENGRPVGCGAIKEYDVNTMEIKRMYVLPEERKRGVAAKILLELEMWASELTYTKCILETGKKQPEAIMLYKKNGYTLIPNYGQYAEVENSLCFEKELKGKYSIS; this is encoded by the coding sequence ATGACCGTACAGAGAACCAATTCCGATAACCGTGATTTTATTGATCTCGTAAGATTGCTTGATGAAGAGCTTTCAATAAGAGACGGTGAAGATCATCCATTCTATGCTCAATTCAACAAGATTGACAAGATTAAGTATGTAATGCTGGCTTATGAAAACGGCAGGCCAGTAGGATGCGGAGCGATAAAAGAGTATGACGTGAATACCATGGAAATCAAACGCATGTACGTTTTGCCTGAAGAAAGGAAACGAGGAGTTGCCGCAAAAATTCTGTTGGAGTTGGAAATGTGGGCTTCCGAATTAACTTATACGAAATGTATATTAGAAACAGGGAAGAAACAGCCTGAGGCTATCATGCTTTACAAAAAGAACGGTTACACACTGATCCCAAATTACGGGCAGTATGCCGAAGTAGAAAACAGCCTGTGCTTCGAAAAAGAATTGAAAGGCAAATATAGTATATCATGA
- a CDS encoding RNA polymerase sigma factor: MTSIDADIDISKTYTELLPELGSYLYRLTCDKEVSNDIVQDTFVKVMEKQDQFNGRSSLKTWIFSIGTNLAMDWLRKKKRWSETAQDEAKSLAQSDPHYRAALMDKSQNSPSGAFDFKEHINFCFTCISKTLPLDQQVALILKDIYDFKINEISAILGSPEGTVKHWLFLARQTMSDIFDRRCALVNKQGVCYQCSELNGLFNPKQKQLKNVFQAVDKKDLYTLRTRLVKTIDPLSANGSDLEDTIMQILRKAIDD; encoded by the coding sequence ATGACTTCTATTGACGCAGACATTGACATTTCAAAGACCTACACCGAACTTCTGCCTGAATTGGGGTCCTATTTATACCGCCTTACGTGCGACAAAGAAGTTTCGAATGACATTGTTCAGGACACCTTCGTCAAGGTCATGGAAAAACAAGATCAATTCAACGGTCGCTCCAGTTTAAAAACATGGATATTCTCCATTGGGACCAACCTGGCTATGGACTGGCTTAGAAAAAAGAAGCGCTGGTCTGAAACGGCTCAGGACGAAGCTAAATCATTGGCTCAGTCGGACCCGCACTACAGGGCGGCTCTCATGGATAAAAGCCAAAATTCACCGTCCGGGGCGTTCGACTTTAAAGAACATATCAACTTCTGTTTTACCTGTATCTCTAAAACGCTGCCTCTTGACCAGCAAGTAGCGCTGATCTTAAAAGACATCTACGATTTCAAGATCAATGAGATATCAGCGATCCTGGGTTCGCCGGAAGGAACCGTAAAACATTGGCTGTTTTTAGCCCGTCAAACCATGTCAGACATTTTTGACCGGCGGTGTGCTTTGGTGAATAAACAAGGCGTTTGCTACCAATGTTCCGAATTGAACGGGCTTTTTAATCCAAAACAAAAACAACTTAAAAATGTATTTCAGGCCGTAGATAAAAAAGACCTCTATACATTAAGAACACGGCTTGTAAAAACAATAGATCCCTTGTCGGCCAATGGCTCGGATCTGGAAGACACTATCATGCAGATCTTAAGAAAGGCAATCGACGATTAA